From Hermetia illucens chromosome 6, iHerIll2.2.curated.20191125, whole genome shotgun sequence, one genomic window encodes:
- the LOC119658662 gene encoding uncharacterized protein LOC119658662 isoform X2, with product MPCNILNNGEMIGYENFPSSEYGLMVLNSYRLTIFITQYTNIIPDFFCDLKADKEEIEIFLASLILILSPKIVTTSFRINTKVDVTPVFTKGSKETTPNTHVLATPFDSNRNIFKIFGFDKGKLKSEASLKIQKAFEVDWDYPSNAYTEANAYTESGFNESSNEKENEKKIIGIVDKWMNVDSSDNDEVPSVLGLYLTTLKFNHSCDPNLRLIYLSSGTLLVKASRDIKLGEHLTISYGCHYKQADNNTRLACTNKFNISCLCDYCNGKFNPHFPENVFCIKCISLVSPSEAVCVACNQDMIKTSTIYKNMIWELEHKDFVTGDEKQTFYNIVFPLMVYEDILPPTNHIYVGKLLLFVEFLTRRNFAYEAFVLLTEIHVLIERIYIEMSVELLYAYNLILTPLMEILANNLANISNFNQKSKNFGNFIEKIYNFTLKIIKTMIDINDFNVLYDTFTCEILNKYRLVLNLKIKVYKTFVDADIYKTIVNTRRLLTNRREKMNPLIQMLVGTRIDFLEHRIVSDRLGLKKESDKDISDKLCYKLENLETPLNNISKTIPNTKKVQVISKNDGSSNDEGAKSENYRVKCVFDKPKSSQELFMAECELYFMEMIEERVGSVHLFLSF from the exons ATGCCATGCAATATTCTCAACAATGGTGAGATGATTGGATATGAGAATTTCCCGTCTTCTGAATATGGGCTAATGGTTCTG AACTCATATCGCTTGACAATCTTCATTACGCAGTATACAAATATTATACCAGATTTTTTCTGTGATCTTAAAGCAGATAAGGAGGAAATAGAG ATATTCCTTGCTTCTCTTATACTAATTCTTAGTCCAAAGATAGTAACAACATCATTTCGAATAAACACCAAAGTCGATGTTACTCCAGTTTTTACAAAGGGATCAAAAGAAACCACTCCCAATACTCATGTACTCGCAACGCCTTTTGATTCTAACCGAAACATATTCAAGATTTTTGGTTTTGACAAGGGCAAACTAAAATCtgaagcttctttgaaaattcaaaaagccTTTGAAGTCGATTGGGATTATCCTTCTAATGCCTATACGGAAGCTAATGCGTATACGGAATCTGGTTTCAACGAAAgttccaacgaaaaagaaaatgaaaagaagattATTGGTATCGTTGACAAATGGATGAATGTGGATAGCTCAGATAATGACGAAGTACCGAGTGTCCTGGGACTGTATTTAACGACATTGAAATTTAATCATTCTTGTGATCCAAACTTACGCCTGAT ATATCTTTCATCCGGAACACTTTTAGTGAAAGCATCACGTGATATCAAACTAGGAGAACATTTAACAATATCATATGGTTGCCATTATAAACAAGCAGATAATAATACACGCTTGGCATGCACTAACAAATTCAATATTTCATGTTTATGTGATTATTGTAATGGGAAATTTAATCCG cACTTCCCAGAAAATGTCTTTTGCATTAAATGCATAAGTTTAGTAAGCCCATCAGAGGCGGTTTGCGTTGCTTGTAATCAGGATATGATAAAAACGAGTACGATATATAAAAATATGATTTGGGAACTGGAGCATAAAGATTTCGTAACTG GTGACGAAAAACAAACCTTTTACAACATTGTATTTCCACTAATGGTATATGAAGATATTTTACCCCCAACAAATCATATTTATGTTGGCAAATTACTACTGTTTGTTGAGTTCCTAACAAGAAGAA ATTTTGCATACGAGGCATTTGTTCTTCTAACCGAAATACACGTCCTTATTGAAAGAATCTACATTGAAATGAGTGTGGAGTTGCTTTATGCGTACAATTTGATCCTGACCCCGTTGATGGAAATACTAGCGAACAATTTGGCAAACATATCAAA CTTCAATCAAAAGTCTAAAAATTTCGGAAACTTTATTGAGAAAATTTACAATTTCACTTTGAAAATCATCAAAACAATGATCGACATAAATGACTTCAATGTCCTTTATGATACATTTACTtgtgaaattttaaataaataccgCTTGGTTTTGAATCTTAAGATCAAAGTATACAAAACATTCGTGGACGCTGATATTTATAAAACGATTGTGAATACTAGAAGATTACTAACAAATCGTCGGGAAAAGATGAATCCATTAATTCAGATGCTCGTAGGGACACGTATAGATTTTCTGGAGCATAGAATTGTAAGTGATCGATTAGGATTGAAGAAGGAATCGGATAAGGATATTTCAGATAAATTGTGTTATAAGTTGGAAAATTTAGAAACTCCTTTAAATAATATCTCTAAGACAATTCCTAATACGAAGAAAGTGCAAGTAATAAGTAAAAATGATGGGTCAAGCAATGACGAAGgagcaaaatctgaaaattatcGTGTGAAATGTGTTTTTGATAAACCCAAATCAAGTCAGGAATTATTTATGGCTGAATGTGAATTGTATTTCATGGAAATGATTGAAGAGAGAGTTGGTTCTGTTCATCTGTTTTTGTCATTTTAA
- the LOC119658661 gene encoding peroxidase, which produces MTLITFILSLLLVYTNASKLISSSTFNVVHHTPTGLPQHPILTALPSSAASRFAFGNTQPATSFGGPSFFGGITSPANPFIQPIRNSSQSRQHQQEIRCPAPPLKCKKTPYRTFDGSCNNLQNPSLGVAISPYGRLLTPNYSDGIHAPPVSVTGEDLPLARLVSLVAFGEADIPDPQFTLGNMQWGQVVTHDMSMQAGGTQSKKHKTRCCTDGGKIIEKNIAHPTCFPILVPPNDPAHSQTGRECMNFVRTLTDRSQKCPGNEQKLAEEQLTVVTHFMDMSLVYGNSRQQNSPLRSFRGGRMITEERNGAEWLPRSNNATSDCDVQSTTEVCYRAGDVRVNQNPGLTIFQTILLREHNRLADALAALNPHYDDELLFQEARKINIAQYQHITYYEWLPLMLGAENMLKNRLIYPVQGGRYVNDYDPTVDPRVLNSHATAAFRFFHSQIEGRLDLISEVRGMSGALRLSDWLNRPGILEVADNFDSLTRGMATQPEELTDSNFDTEIKHFLFRRSMAFGTDLRALDIQRNRDHALATYNDFREFCGIRRASTWEDFLDLIPSKKVEALRSLYRSPEDVDLTVGGALEVLVEGALAGPTFLCILTEQFYRTRAGDRFFFEREDPLVGFTSAQLNEIRKASVARLMCDNGNNITSVQTQAFRTVSANNPVLPCTQIPQLDIRQWQDLSYGREFTVTAQSFLENVYKKK; this is translated from the exons ATGACGCTTATAACCTTTATTTTGTCATTGCTACTGGTGTATACCAATGCATCAAAGCTAATCTCATCATCTACGTTTAATGTTGTGCACCATACACCAACGGGATTGCCGCAGCATCCAATATTAACAGCACTACCCAGTTCAGCAGCATCACGATTTGCATTCGGCAATACACAACCAGCTACATCATTTGGTGGGCCGAGCTTTTTTGG AGGAATAACATCACCAGCAAATCCCTTCATACAACCAATAAGAAATAGTTCTCAAAGTAGACAACATCAGCAAGAAATTCGTTGCCCTGCACCTCCATTGAAGTGTAAAAAGACACCATACCGTACATTCGATGGTTCCTGTAACAATTTGCAAAATCCATCACTTGGAGTGGCTATTTCACC ATACGGACGTCTGCTCACTCCCAACTATTCCGATGGAATTCATGCCCCTCCAGTATCCGTAACCGGAGAAGATCTTCCACTTGCTCGACTTGTGTCCTTAGTAGCCTTTGGTGAAGCTGATATTCCCGATCCACAATTCACTCTTGGTAATATGCAGTGGGGTCAAGTTGTCACCCATGATATGAGTATGCAAGCTGGTGGAACCCAATCAA agaaacacaaaactcgTTGTTGTACGGATGGCGGCAAAATCATTGAAAAGAACATCGCCCATCCTACTTGCTTCCCAATTTTAGTTCCACCAAATGATCCAGCTCACTCACAAACTGGTCGTGAATGTATGAATTTCGTAAGAACCTTAACAGATCGTAGCCAAAAATGTCCTGGAAATGAGCAGAAATTGGCTGAAGAACAATTGACTGTTGTTACCCATTTCATGGATATGTCTTTGGTCTATGGTAACTCACGACAACAAAATAGTCCATTGAGATCGTTCCGCGGAGGCAGAATGATAACAGAAGAACGAAATGGAGCTGAATGGTTGCCGAGAAGTAACAATGCTACCTCAGATTGTGATGTCCAAAGTACCACAGAAGTTTGTTATCGAGCTGGTGATGTTCGGGTCAATCAGAATCCTGGATTGACTATTTTCCAAACTATTTTGCTTCGGGAGCATAATCGACTTGCTGATGCTTTAGCTGCATTGAATCCACATTATGATGATGAGTTGTTGTTCCAAGAGGCGAGAAAAATTAATATTGCGCAGTATCAACATATTACGTACTATGAGTGGCTTCCATTGATGTTAGGCGCTGAAAATATGTTGAAAAATCGTTTGATTTATCCAGTTCAGGGAGGACGATATGTCAATGATTACGATCCAACCGTTGATCCACGCGTGTTGAACTCTCATGCTACCGCTGCATTCAGATTCTTCCACAGTCAGATTGAAGGACGTTTGGA TTTGATATCAGAGGTGAGAGGGATGTCAGGAGCATTGAGATTGAGCGATTGGTTGAATCGTCCAGGCATTCTTGAAGTTGCTGATAATTTCGATTCGTTGACTCGTGGAATGGCTACTCAACCTGAAGAGCTTACCGATAGTAACTTTGATACTGAG ATCAAACACTTCCTATTCAGAAGGAGCATGGCTTTTGGTACGGATTTGCGAGCTTTGGATATTCAACGAAATCGGGATCACGCTCTCGCAACATATAACGACTTTAGAGAATTCTGTGGAATTCGGCGAGCTTCCACTTGGGAGGATTTCTTGGATTTGATTCCATCTAAG AAAGTTGAAGCCTTGAGATCATTGTACAGAAGTCCTGAGGATGTGGACCTAACTGTTGGAGGTGCTTTGGAAGTTTTAGTAGAAGGCGCCCTTGCCGGGCCAACATTCTTATGCATTTTGACTGAACAATTCTACAGGACAAGGGCCGGTGATCGATTCTTCTTTGAAAGAGAGGATCCATTAGTTGGATTCACCAGCG CACAACTGAACGAAATTCGTAAGGCTAGTGTTGCTCGTCTCATGTGTGACAACGGTAATAACATCACATCGGTTCAAACTCAAGCGTTCCGAACAGTTTCGGCAAA taatccTGTTCTACCGTGCACACAAATTCCTCAATTAGACATCAGACAATGGCAAGACTTATCATACGGACGAGAATTCACTGTAACAGCGCAATCATTCTTGGAGAATGTTTACAAGAAAAAGTAG
- the LOC119658662 gene encoding uncharacterized protein LOC119658662 isoform X1, which translates to MLKCELLFRLLIECLVLLKESVFYRHQIRQSKSALELYDNLQKILSSMPCNILNNGEMIGYENFPSSEYGLMVLNSYRLTIFITQYTNIIPDFFCDLKADKEEIEIFLASLILILSPKIVTTSFRINTKVDVTPVFTKGSKETTPNTHVLATPFDSNRNIFKIFGFDKGKLKSEASLKIQKAFEVDWDYPSNAYTEANAYTESGFNESSNEKENEKKIIGIVDKWMNVDSSDNDEVPSVLGLYLTTLKFNHSCDPNLRLIYLSSGTLLVKASRDIKLGEHLTISYGCHYKQADNNTRLACTNKFNISCLCDYCNGKFNPHFPENVFCIKCISLVSPSEAVCVACNQDMIKTSTIYKNMIWELEHKDFVTGDEKQTFYNIVFPLMVYEDILPPTNHIYVGKLLLFVEFLTRRNFAYEAFVLLTEIHVLIERIYIEMSVELLYAYNLILTPLMEILANNLANISNFNQKSKNFGNFIEKIYNFTLKIIKTMIDINDFNVLYDTFTCEILNKYRLVLNLKIKVYKTFVDADIYKTIVNTRRLLTNRREKMNPLIQMLVGTRIDFLEHRIVSDRLGLKKESDKDISDKLCYKLENLETPLNNISKTIPNTKKVQVISKNDGSSNDEGAKSENYRVKCVFDKPKSSQELFMAECELYFMEMIEERVGSVHLFLSF; encoded by the exons ATGCTTAAATGTGAGTTGTTATTTCGGTTGTTAATAGAATGCTTGGTTTTATTGAAAGAGAGTGTTTTTTATCGACATCAAATACG TCAATCGAAAAGTGCTCTTGAATTGTATgataatttacaaaaaatattatCATCAATGCCATGCAATATTCTCAACAATGGTGAGATGATTGGATATGAGAATTTCCCGTCTTCTGAATATGGGCTAATGGTTCTG AACTCATATCGCTTGACAATCTTCATTACGCAGTATACAAATATTATACCAGATTTTTTCTGTGATCTTAAAGCAGATAAGGAGGAAATAGAG ATATTCCTTGCTTCTCTTATACTAATTCTTAGTCCAAAGATAGTAACAACATCATTTCGAATAAACACCAAAGTCGATGTTACTCCAGTTTTTACAAAGGGATCAAAAGAAACCACTCCCAATACTCATGTACTCGCAACGCCTTTTGATTCTAACCGAAACATATTCAAGATTTTTGGTTTTGACAAGGGCAAACTAAAATCtgaagcttctttgaaaattcaaaaagccTTTGAAGTCGATTGGGATTATCCTTCTAATGCCTATACGGAAGCTAATGCGTATACGGAATCTGGTTTCAACGAAAgttccaacgaaaaagaaaatgaaaagaagattATTGGTATCGTTGACAAATGGATGAATGTGGATAGCTCAGATAATGACGAAGTACCGAGTGTCCTGGGACTGTATTTAACGACATTGAAATTTAATCATTCTTGTGATCCAAACTTACGCCTGAT ATATCTTTCATCCGGAACACTTTTAGTGAAAGCATCACGTGATATCAAACTAGGAGAACATTTAACAATATCATATGGTTGCCATTATAAACAAGCAGATAATAATACACGCTTGGCATGCACTAACAAATTCAATATTTCATGTTTATGTGATTATTGTAATGGGAAATTTAATCCG cACTTCCCAGAAAATGTCTTTTGCATTAAATGCATAAGTTTAGTAAGCCCATCAGAGGCGGTTTGCGTTGCTTGTAATCAGGATATGATAAAAACGAGTACGATATATAAAAATATGATTTGGGAACTGGAGCATAAAGATTTCGTAACTG GTGACGAAAAACAAACCTTTTACAACATTGTATTTCCACTAATGGTATATGAAGATATTTTACCCCCAACAAATCATATTTATGTTGGCAAATTACTACTGTTTGTTGAGTTCCTAACAAGAAGAA ATTTTGCATACGAGGCATTTGTTCTTCTAACCGAAATACACGTCCTTATTGAAAGAATCTACATTGAAATGAGTGTGGAGTTGCTTTATGCGTACAATTTGATCCTGACCCCGTTGATGGAAATACTAGCGAACAATTTGGCAAACATATCAAA CTTCAATCAAAAGTCTAAAAATTTCGGAAACTTTATTGAGAAAATTTACAATTTCACTTTGAAAATCATCAAAACAATGATCGACATAAATGACTTCAATGTCCTTTATGATACATTTACTtgtgaaattttaaataaataccgCTTGGTTTTGAATCTTAAGATCAAAGTATACAAAACATTCGTGGACGCTGATATTTATAAAACGATTGTGAATACTAGAAGATTACTAACAAATCGTCGGGAAAAGATGAATCCATTAATTCAGATGCTCGTAGGGACACGTATAGATTTTCTGGAGCATAGAATTGTAAGTGATCGATTAGGATTGAAGAAGGAATCGGATAAGGATATTTCAGATAAATTGTGTTATAAGTTGGAAAATTTAGAAACTCCTTTAAATAATATCTCTAAGACAATTCCTAATACGAAGAAAGTGCAAGTAATAAGTAAAAATGATGGGTCAAGCAATGACGAAGgagcaaaatctgaaaattatcGTGTGAAATGTGTTTTTGATAAACCCAAATCAAGTCAGGAATTATTTATGGCTGAATGTGAATTGTATTTCATGGAAATGATTGAAGAGAGAGTTGGTTCTGTTCATCTGTTTTTGTCATTTTAA